One part of the Triplophysa dalaica isolate WHDGS20190420 chromosome 25, ASM1584641v1, whole genome shotgun sequence genome encodes these proteins:
- the gja9b gene encoding gap junction protein alpha 9b yields the protein MGDWNFLGGILEEVHIHSTMVGKIWLTILFIFRMLVLGVAAEDVWNDEQSDFICNTEQPGCHNVCYDRAFPISLIRYWVLQVIFVSSPSLVYMGHAIYQLRALEKERHCKRVVLRRELEMVDAEQVETRRRIERELRQLEQGKLNKAPLRGSLLLTYVAHVVTRSVVEVGFMMGQYLLYGHHLEPLYKCEREPCPNVVDCFVSRPTEKSVFMVFMQGIAAVSLFLSLLEILHLGYKKLKKGILDYYPHLKDDLGDYYGNKSKRNSVVHHGRKATIPMVPSGFTLLEKQDNGPTFPSLINPLSAFVPTQGHPVPSGMDIQRENKDIVPSPLENNSKSNHTGSKTRSPLVPKHDRDPERFTSVSQHPVSNSSDFSTLPVTDTISCPVVLRKPRRFSPPWNCSTVMEGNGSDSGDSNSETANCGMRTRCGRGLDAETPDSRHHSSVESPTISPNRRTSFASSNSSRRAANDLQI from the coding sequence ATGGGAGACTGGAACTTCTTGGGAGGAATTCTAGAGGAGGTGCACATCCACTCCACCATGGTGGGAAAGATCTGGCTCACCATCCTCTTTATCTTCCGCATGCTTGTGCTGGGCGTTGCTGCCGAAGACGTATGGAACGACGAGCAGTCCGACTTCATCTGTAACACGGAGCAGCCCGGCTGCCACAACGTCTGCTACGATCGCGCCTTCCCCATCTCACTGATCCGCTATTGGGTTCTGCAGGTCATTTTTGTTTCCTCGCCCTCCTTGGTTTACATGGGTCATGCCATTTACCAGCTGCGTGCCCTGGAAAAGGAGCGTCACTGCAAGAGAGTGGTTCTCAGAAGAGAGCTGGAGATGGTAGATGCAGAGCAGGTGGAAACTCGCAGGCGCATTGAGAGGGAGCTGCGACAGCTGGAGCAGGGTAAGCTCAACAAAGCCCCCCTCAGGGGCTCGCTGCTACTGACCTACGTGGCACACGTTGTAACCCGTTCGGTGGTAGAAGTGGGTTTCATGATGGGCCAGTACCTGCTGTACGGTCATCACCTGGAGCCTTTATACAAGTGCGAGAGGGAACCGTGCCCCAACGTGGTGGATTGTTTCGTCTCTCGACCCACGGAGAAAAGTGTGTTCATGGTGTTCATGCAGGGTATCGCCGCTGTGTCGCTGTTCCTCAGCCTGCTGGAGATTCTGCATCTAGGATATAAAAAACTGAAGAAGGGAATTCTGGATTACTATCCTCACCTGAAAGATGACTTGGGTGACTATTACGGTAACAAGTCCAAGAGGAATTCTGTGGTACATCACGGACGTAAAGCCACCATACCGATGGTTCCAAGCGGATTCACACTCCTGGAGAAACAGGACAACGGACCCACGTTCCCCTCACTCATAAACCCTTTATCTGCTTTTGTGCCAACCCAGGGTCACCCTGTACCATCGGGAATGGATATTCAGAGGGAGAACAAGGACATTGTCCCAAGTCCCCTGGAAAATAACAGCAAATCCAACCATACGGGCAGCAAGACTCGCTCTCCACTTGTGCCCAAACATGACCGTGATCCAGAGCGGTTCACGTCTGTCTCGCAACACCCGGTGTCCAACAGCTCAGATTTCTCCACCCTACCAGTAACCGACACCATTTCTTGCCCAGTGGTGTTGCGCAAGCCCCGGAGATTCAGCCCACCCTGGAACTGCAGCACAGTTATGGAGGGAAATGGTTCGGACAGCGGAGACTCTAACAGTGAGACAGCAAATTGTGGAATGAGGACTCGATGCGGCAGAGGACTCGATGCTGAGACGCCCGACTCACGACATCACAGTTCAGTAGAAAGTCCCACGATCTCGCCCAACCGACGAACATCATTTGCaagcagcaacagcagcaggCGAGCTGCCAATGACCTGCAGATATGA
- the mycbp gene encoding C-Myc-binding protein: protein MAHYRASESKREQFRRYLEKAGVLNSLTNVLVALYEETEKPNNALDFIKHHLGVAGSESDDATSLHLELNDLQQKFQQLLEENKELKTRLLQYEPPQEDGTE, encoded by the exons GCATCCGAGTCAAAGCGAGAGCAGTTCAGGAGGTATCTGGAGAAGGCTGGAGTCCTAAACAGCCTCACCAATG TCTTGGTGGCTTTATACGAGGAAACGGAGAAACCCAACAATGCCCTGGA CTTTATCAAACATCATTTGGGCGTTGCTGGATCTGAGTCTGACGATGCAACAAGTTTGCATCTGGAGTTGAATGATTTACAGCAGAAATTTCAACAGCTCCTGGAAGAGAATAAGGAGCTGAAAACCAGG CTTCTGCAGTATGAACCTCCGCAAGAAGATGGGACGGAATAA